GTTCTGCTGGTCCTGGCCCATCTCCTTCATCAGCTTGTTCGCCAATTCGTTGGCGGCGCCGCGCAGCGCGTCGAGCGCGTTCTTCTGGTCGAGGCTGGACCCGTTGAAGTCGTTCGAGCCCAGCTCCTGTCCCGACTGGCCCATCGAATTGCCGGCGCGGCCCAGATCGTTCGGCGCCGGAATCTTCTGGCCGCCGAGTCCGTTCAGGATGTCGCCGAGCTGTTTCTTGATGTCGCCCTGTTCCTTCTGCAGCGCCTTGGATCGACCTGCTCGCCCTGGCGGCCCTTGAAGGTCTTGTCGAGCAGCGCCCTTTGCTTGCCCATCAGATCGCCGAGCCCGCGAATCGCATCGGACAGCGCCTTGCTCGTGGGCGATTGCGGACCGTTGCCGTTGCCCGCGCCGTTGCTCAGCCGGAGATTTTCAAGAAGGTTCTGCAGCAGCGCCAGCATCTGCTGCGCCTGGCCGCGCGCGCCGCTTTGCGCGAGCTGCTGGATCGTCTTGAGCAGCGTCTGCAGATCCTGCTCGCTCAGCACCTTGGTGTCGGGCGGCGGCGGTCCGGCATTGGCCTGCGGATTGGCCGCCAGCGCCTGCATATAGCGCTGCATCGCTTC
Above is a window of Rhizomicrobium sp. DNA encoding:
- a CDS encoding DUF4175 family protein yields the protein MQKEQGDIKKQLGDILNGLGGQKIPAPNDLGRAGNSMGQSGQELGSNDFNGSSLDQKNALDALRGAANELANKLMKEMGQDQQNGANEDPLGRAGNGSSFGNDVKVPSASELQRARDILMELRRRAAERGRPQQELDYIDRLLKEF